Proteins from a genomic interval of Clostridium sp. 'deep sea':
- a CDS encoding ribonuclease H: MNKIEAYCDGGCRNNQANSNVGGWGVLLQYQGHVKELRGGAVNTTNNIMELTSCIKALEAIKKKSIPVSIFSDSAYVVNAFKQGWITNWKKNGWINSKKEPVKNKEYWFKLLELIEKFERVEFIKVKGHSTNVGNNRADELANIAMDEVLTNNN, translated from the coding sequence ATGAATAAAATAGAGGCCTATTGTGATGGTGGCTGTAGAAATAATCAGGCTAACAGTAATGTTGGTGGTTGGGGAGTATTATTGCAGTATCAAGGGCACGTAAAAGAATTGCGTGGTGGTGCTGTAAATACAACTAATAATATTATGGAGCTAACATCGTGTATTAAGGCTTTAGAGGCAATTAAAAAAAAATCAATACCCGTAAGTATTTTTTCTGATAGTGCCTATGTAGTTAATGCCTTTAAGCAAGGCTGGATAACTAATTGGAAAAAAAATGGTTGGATTAATTCTAAAAAAGAGCCCGTAAAAAATAAAGAATATTGGTTTAAACTACTTGAGTTAATAGAAAAATTTGAGAGAGTAGAGTTTATTAAAGTTAAGGGTCATTCTACAAATGTTGGTAATAATAGAGCAGATGAATTAGCCAATATTGCCATGGATGAGGTTCTAACCAATAATAATTAA
- the splB gene encoding spore photoproduct lyase: MFKPKYVYIEKDALDYSLGKKIHEYFKNTNSEIILLKGNRVTGLPTDSMQNRHQHGKNSLVVAVRKSLKFQTCKPSAHYQLPLVTGCMGNCEYCYLQTRFSKSPFTKLYVNIPEILAKAEDYIKEREDITIFEGAAVSDPVPVEPYTGALAKSIEFFANNKKARFTFVTKYNSVDSLLKLNHNNHTTIRFSLNIDSVIKKFEHRTPNLRLRLEAAHKIAKSGYALGFIIAPVMLEGNWQDDYLGLLNNINNQFKNIKKPIVIEVISHRFTAKAKETILSLHPNSELPMSEEDRKFKFGQFGYGKYIYPKEKMQEMKQFFENHIKNMGDKWRIKYII; this comes from the coding sequence ATGTTTAAACCTAAATATGTGTACATAGAAAAAGATGCATTAGACTACTCGCTTGGCAAGAAAATACATGAATACTTTAAAAACACAAATAGTGAAATAATATTACTGAAAGGTAATAGAGTAACTGGTTTACCTACCGATTCAATGCAAAATAGGCATCAACATGGAAAAAATAGCTTAGTAGTGGCAGTTAGGAAATCCTTAAAATTTCAAACCTGTAAACCTTCAGCTCACTATCAGTTGCCTTTAGTTACCGGTTGTATGGGTAACTGTGAATACTGTTATTTGCAGACTAGGTTTAGTAAATCTCCTTTTACAAAACTTTATGTTAACATACCAGAAATATTAGCTAAGGCTGAAGACTATATCAAGGAACGAGAGGATATTACAATCTTTGAGGGAGCAGCAGTTTCTGATCCTGTTCCTGTAGAGCCTTACACGGGAGCTTTAGCTAAAAGCATCGAATTTTTTGCTAACAATAAAAAAGCTAGATTTACCTTTGTTACTAAATACAATAGTGTTGATTCACTCTTAAAGCTTAACCATAATAACCATACCACAATAAGGTTTAGTCTTAATATAGATAGTGTTATAAAAAAATTTGAACACCGTACGCCTAACCTTAGGCTTAGGTTAGAAGCAGCCCATAAAATAGCCAAATCTGGCTATGCTTTAGGTTTTATTATTGCCCCAGTTATGTTAGAAGGAAACTGGCAAGATGACTATTTAGGGCTGTTAAATAATATAAATAATCAGTTTAAAAACATTAAAAAGCCTATTGTTATAGAGGTGATATCTCATAGGTTTACAGCTAAAGCCAAAGAGACTATTTTAAGCCTGCACCCCAATAGTGAGTTGCCAATGAGTGAAGAAGACCGTAAGTTTAAGTTTGGACAGTTTGGTTATGGTAAATATATTTATCCTAAAGAAAAAATGCAGGAAATGAAACAATTTTTTGAAAACCATATTAAAAACATGGGAGATAAGTGGAGAATAAAATATATTATTTAG
- a CDS encoding hemolysin III family protein, translated as MKKLRDPVSSITHMIGAIAAIPGLVFLILYALKYGTTVHLVSYIVFGISLILLYSASATYHGVTVKDSIIKVFRKIDHMMIFVLIAGTYTPICLVALKGTLGYALLITIWALAIIGIVLKALWMNMPRWVCSVIYIAMGWFALVAIVQLVSNLSTVALILLLAGGLCYTIGGIIYGTKFTFINFKHFGFHELFHIFVMFGSALHYFMVIKLIK; from the coding sequence GTGAAAAAACTGAGAGATCCTGTAAGCTCAATAACTCATATGATTGGAGCAATTGCTGCTATTCCAGGACTAGTATTTTTAATACTTTATGCCTTAAAGTATGGTACAACAGTTCATTTAGTTAGCTATATTGTTTTTGGGATTAGCTTAATATTGCTTTATTCAGCGAGTGCTACTTATCACGGTGTAACGGTTAAGGATTCAATTATTAAGGTTTTTAGAAAAATTGATCACATGATGATTTTTGTATTAATAGCTGGAACATACACACCTATATGTTTGGTTGCTTTAAAAGGCACCTTAGGTTACGCCTTACTTATCACAATCTGGGCATTAGCAATTATAGGTATTGTACTAAAAGCCTTATGGATGAATATGCCCCGCTGGGTGTGTTCAGTGATTTATATTGCTATGGGTTGGTTTGCATTAGTTGCCATAGTACAGTTAGTATCTAACTTATCAACAGTAGCATTAATACTACTTTTAGCTGGTGGACTTTGTTATACTATAGGTGGAATAATATATGGTACCAAGTTTACTTTTATCAACTTCAAACACTTTGGTTTTCATGAGTTATTTCATATTTTTGTAATGTTTGGTAGTGCATTGCATTACTTCATGGTTATTAAGTTAATTAAATAA
- a CDS encoding Ger(x)C family spore germination protein has product MLIILILLFFLSGCWDSQELSQRALVEGIGVDIEGDKFKVTCQIVPSEAAKAVLGGTTGGDPNLIWDITTKGKTVADALLETKVITGRDPSFSHTRVLMFSKNAAERGIREALDYFKRNEEIRRRAWIIIADDKIEDILKTQNKLNVIPSTGISVIMETSSAHTDVAAIDLHCFSKKAACSSSCAFAPLVSLRETIGRSDEEEVKSGSSKKDSGGYSEESSKLVDFHETAIFDDFKMIGVLNKKETRGLLLLQNRIKVTAVDIPSPRNPSLLLNVNVSTIKTSIKPQLNNGNLIIDIKVKSRGYINEKHDFNLDISKPEIMSKIGKQLDKTLKEELTMALKKAQSVKADIFDFGDFIYKKHPKHWELIKDNWPQEFQNIDFKIEVNSQINWTGRIDNKD; this is encoded by the coding sequence TTGTTGATTATACTTATATTGTTATTTTTTTTATCAGGATGTTGGGATAGCCAAGAGTTGTCCCAAAGGGCTCTTGTTGAAGGCATAGGGGTAGATATAGAGGGTGATAAGTTTAAGGTTACTTGTCAAATAGTTCCTTCTGAGGCTGCTAAAGCTGTACTAGGAGGTACCACGGGTGGGGATCCTAACTTAATTTGGGATATTACAACTAAAGGAAAAACAGTTGCAGATGCTTTGTTAGAAACAAAAGTAATAACTGGACGAGACCCTTCTTTTTCCCATACACGAGTATTAATGTTTAGTAAAAATGCAGCAGAAAGAGGCATAAGAGAGGCTTTAGATTATTTTAAACGTAATGAAGAGATAAGAAGACGAGCTTGGATAATAATAGCAGATGATAAAATTGAGGACATTTTAAAAACCCAAAATAAACTTAATGTAATACCATCAACAGGCATATCTGTAATTATGGAAACATCCTCAGCCCATACAGATGTAGCTGCTATAGATTTACATTGTTTTAGTAAAAAAGCTGCTTGCTCTTCAAGCTGTGCGTTTGCTCCATTAGTAAGTTTAAGAGAAACTATTGGTAGAAGTGATGAAGAAGAAGTAAAATCAGGTAGTTCAAAAAAAGATAGTGGTGGATACTCAGAAGAGAGTAGCAAGTTGGTTGATTTTCATGAAACAGCAATTTTTGATGATTTTAAAATGATTGGTGTTTTAAATAAAAAAGAAACTAGAGGTTTACTATTACTTCAAAATAGAATAAAAGTAACAGCAGTAGACATACCAAGTCCTCGTAACCCTAGCTTGTTGTTAAATGTAAATGTAAGCACTATCAAAACATCGATAAAACCACAACTAAACAATGGTAATCTTATAATAGATATAAAAGTAAAATCAAGGGGTTATATTAATGAAAAACATGATTTTAATTTAGATATATCTAAACCAGAGATTATGAGTAAAATAGGCAAACAACTTGATAAAACATTAAAAGAAGAATTAACTATGGCCCTAAAAAAAGCGCAATCAGTTAAGGCAGATATATTTGATTTTGGTGACTTTATATATAAAAAGCACCCTAAACATTGGGAATTAATTAAGGATAATTGGCCGCAAGAATTCCAAAATATCGATTTTAAAATTGAGGTAAATTCTCAAATAAATTGGACCGGTAGAATAGACAACAAAGATTAG
- a CDS encoding reductive dehalogenase domain-containing protein: MSRDERDTIFARMAWSKNSEAYKDYYSKNPSLKDEDDELRALPPICGEGTATYDPINAPIADAVFQFLGDIRHLASGAANTQKTVVDSKLITKRLKGLAKKYGALSVGIISMKPEYYYSFRGRWSENYGDVVDEKDKPYGIVFTVEMDKDMINRGPQLAEVIETSHGYVKAAIIGMVLAYYIRALGYEARNHMDSNYLLGVKSPAELAGLGEIGRSGLLITPENGSAVRIGVVTTSLPLEVDKPQNFGIKEFCEICNRCARNCPAQAISREHSRQTEQGAKWDFSQTSCYRLWRHVGTDCGICISSCPFVNGLKVDKVKESVGDEDKMKALLKEYEQQFGVQRPYIKTPPEWLL, from the coding sequence ATGAGTAGAGACGAACGAGATACAATTTTTGCCCGTATGGCTTGGTCCAAAAATTCAGAGGCTTATAAAGATTATTATTCTAAAAATCCTAGTTTAAAAGATGAGGACGATGAGCTAAGGGCTTTACCCCCAATTTGTGGAGAGGGAACAGCTACCTATGACCCTATAAATGCGCCAATAGCTGATGCTGTTTTTCAGTTTTTAGGTGATATTAGGCATTTAGCTAGCGGTGCAGCTAATACTCAAAAAACAGTAGTAGATAGCAAACTAATAACCAAACGCCTTAAGGGATTAGCAAAAAAATATGGAGCATTGTCGGTTGGTATTATTTCTATGAAACCTGAGTATTATTATAGCTTTCGTGGCAGATGGTCAGAAAACTATGGTGATGTGGTTGATGAGAAAGATAAACCATACGGAATAGTATTTACAGTAGAAATGGACAAAGACATGATTAATCGTGGCCCCCAACTAGCTGAGGTGATTGAAACATCACATGGCTATGTAAAAGCAGCAATAATAGGCATGGTTTTAGCCTATTATATAAGAGCTTTAGGTTATGAAGCCCGTAATCATATGGACTCCAACTATCTTTTAGGTGTAAAAAGTCCAGCCGAACTAGCAGGATTAGGTGAAATAGGGCGTAGTGGCTTACTAATTACCCCTGAGAACGGTTCTGCGGTACGAATAGGTGTTGTTACTACATCACTGCCTTTAGAAGTAGACAAACCCCAAAATTTTGGTATAAAAGAATTCTGCGAAATCTGCAATAGGTGTGCTCGTAACTGTCCAGCACAGGCCATAAGCAGAGAACACAGTAGACAAACAGAGCAAGGAGCAAAATGGGACTTTAGTCAAACCTCGTGTTACAGACTTTGGCGACATGTTGGTACAGACTGTGGAATATGTATAAGTAGTTGCCCATTTGTAAACGGTTTAAAAGTAGATAAGGTGAAAGAGTCTGTTGGTGATGAGGATAAAATGAAGGCATTGCTAAAAGAATATGAGCAACAGTTTGGGGTGCAGCGGCCGTATATTAAAACCCCACCCGAATGGCTCCTTTAA
- a CDS encoding spore germination protein produces MLKWIKNKYKQQIESMPSHDKSKTDPRLERQIAKSLFVNQKRLEHILGDSDDIIYRNLTINIDQPIAAMLIYIRGLIKKDTINENILKPLMYEYTQSTDDKLSNSNEESIFEFLQNNMLTVGCLTPVTTYQDILSSIFSGNTVLIINGEHEAISMYSKGWDKRGVTEPQNDISIRGSHEGFTESIRTNTAMIRRRIKNHNLRFESFTLGRYSKTKVCLAYIKGIANEEIINEARKRINKIDIDGILESGYIEQYINDSSFSIFPTLGHTEKPDIVSSKLLEGRIAIVTDSTPTVLTAPFLFAEVFQSPGDYYSNFIVSSVFRIIRWITYFLAVALPGFYVAAQAFHYEMIPTKLMFTIAAAQEGVPFSGVIEILLMSTFFVILREAGIRMPRSIGTATSIVGALVLGDAAITAGLVGAPAVMVTAVSGLSTFVVPILAGPITILRVFFILLGGCAGIYGISLGLIFLLAHMSALTSFGIPYMAPIAPFNLKDQRDELLKAPIWADLERPNEFAENNIVKQNPKSALKPLSDGEFIIENEDDKS; encoded by the coding sequence ATGTTAAAGTGGATTAAAAATAAATATAAACAGCAAATAGAGAGTATGCCAAGTCATGATAAATCAAAAACTGACCCAAGATTAGAGCGGCAAATTGCTAAAAGCTTATTTGTTAATCAAAAACGACTAGAACATATTTTAGGTGATAGTGATGACATTATTTATAGAAATTTAACCATTAACATAGATCAGCCGATAGCTGCAATGTTAATTTACATTAGGGGACTCATAAAAAAAGATACTATTAATGAAAACATCTTAAAACCACTAATGTATGAATATACTCAAAGCACAGATGATAAATTGTCTAATTCAAATGAGGAGAGTATTTTTGAATTTTTACAAAATAATATGTTGACTGTAGGCTGCCTTACTCCTGTAACTACTTATCAAGATATATTAAGCTCAATATTTAGTGGTAATACAGTATTGATAATTAACGGAGAACATGAAGCAATTTCTATGTATAGTAAAGGCTGGGATAAAAGAGGTGTTACTGAACCCCAAAACGACATTAGTATAAGGGGTTCACACGAGGGGTTTACTGAGAGTATAAGAACAAATACCGCCATGATTAGGCGTAGAATAAAAAACCATAATTTACGATTTGAATCATTTACCTTAGGTAGGTACTCAAAAACTAAAGTCTGTTTAGCATATATCAAGGGAATTGCTAACGAAGAAATAATTAATGAGGCACGCAAAAGAATTAACAAGATAGATATAGATGGAATATTAGAGTCTGGATACATAGAGCAGTATATTAATGACTCATCTTTTTCAATTTTCCCAACATTAGGTCATACTGAAAAACCAGATATTGTGTCATCTAAACTGCTAGAGGGTAGAATTGCAATTGTAACAGATAGTACCCCTACTGTTTTAACAGCCCCTTTTTTATTTGCAGAGGTTTTTCAGAGCCCTGGAGACTATTACTCCAATTTTATAGTTAGTAGTGTTTTTAGAATAATAAGATGGATCACTTATTTTTTAGCTGTGGCATTACCTGGTTTTTATGTTGCTGCTCAAGCCTTTCATTACGAAATGATACCTACCAAGTTAATGTTTACAATTGCTGCAGCACAAGAGGGTGTACCTTTTTCAGGTGTTATAGAAATATTATTGATGAGCACTTTTTTTGTAATTTTGAGAGAGGCAGGTATAAGGATGCCTCGCTCTATTGGTACAGCAACTAGTATTGTAGGAGCATTGGTGTTAGGAGATGCTGCAATTACAGCAGGACTAGTAGGAGCTCCTGCAGTAATGGTTACAGCAGTTTCAGGTTTATCTACCTTTGTAGTACCAATCTTGGCAGGTCCAATAACCATATTAAGGGTTTTTTTCATTCTGCTAGGGGGCTGTGCTGGTATATATGGGATAAGCTTAGGACTAATATTTTTACTTGCCCATATGTCAGCACTAACCTCATTTGGCATACCTTATATGGCTCCTATAGCTCCTTTTAACTTAAAAGATCAGCGTGATGAATTACTTAAAGCACCAATTTGGGCTGACCTAGAGCGACCAAATGAGTTTGCTGAAAATAATATTGTTAAACAAAATCCAAAATCTGCCTTAAAACCTTTGAGTGATGGTGAATTTATTATTGAAAATGAAGATGATAAATCTTAA
- a CDS encoding endospore germination permease, which yields MDKRIKLECRQVVYILLIVIYSTAEFILSKDSFESAKHDNWMISIILGIFGVIVGYIIVKLALKFKDKTIVEYSKEIVGNKIGTIIGLLYCVFFLQLTSIIIGEFVELLAGPFYPSTPLWFFAITIVMVASYVAYKGLGIIGRVADVIMPLYLIAIVIFPLLNIPNMDLSNIKPVLAKGIMPVIEGSKIGTIWYGELSVLLIIFPFLKKPKNGYKITIITIISISLILTISAITLVAVFGDEIESLTNPYLELVRYIKISNSFERPESFLLFIWTSSLVIKIAVFFYCAVTCLSQVFKVKEKINVVIPTAAFLVILSLITMRSSAFLHFLIAEILFIPYFIMQCVIPLILLIITKIKKVGETS from the coding sequence ATGGATAAAAGAATAAAACTTGAGTGTCGTCAGGTGGTTTATATACTTCTAATAGTAATATATTCAACAGCTGAATTTATCCTATCTAAAGACTCCTTTGAGAGTGCAAAACATGATAACTGGATGATTTCTATAATTTTAGGTATTTTTGGAGTAATTGTTGGGTATATCATAGTAAAATTGGCCTTAAAATTTAAAGATAAAACAATTGTAGAATATAGTAAAGAGATAGTTGGGAATAAAATAGGAACTATTATTGGTTTATTGTACTGTGTATTCTTTCTTCAACTTACTAGTATTATTATAGGTGAGTTTGTAGAGCTTTTAGCAGGTCCCTTTTATCCAAGTACTCCACTATGGTTTTTTGCTATTACCATTGTTATGGTAGCTAGTTATGTAGCTTATAAAGGTTTAGGTATTATAGGCAGGGTAGCTGATGTTATTATGCCCCTATATTTAATCGCAATTGTTATATTTCCATTGCTTAATATACCAAATATGGATTTATCTAATATTAAACCAGTTTTAGCTAAAGGCATAATGCCTGTAATTGAGGGCAGTAAAATAGGTACAATTTGGTATGGAGAGTTATCAGTTTTATTAATCATTTTTCCATTTTTAAAAAAACCTAAAAACGGATATAAAATAACCATTATAACAATAATTTCAATATCTCTGATCCTAACTATTTCAGCAATTACCTTAGTAGCTGTATTTGGAGATGAAATAGAATCTTTAACCAATCCTTATTTAGAACTAGTTAGGTATATAAAGATCTCAAACTCATTTGAAAGACCAGAGTCATTTTTGCTTTTTATTTGGACAAGTAGTTTAGTAATAAAAATAGCTGTGTTTTTCTATTGTGCTGTCACCTGTTTATCACAAGTGTTTAAAGTAAAAGAAAAGATAAATGTAGTAATTCCTACTGCAGCATTTTTAGTTATTTTGTCATTGATAACAATGCGTAGTTCGGCATTTTTACATTTTCTTATTGCAGAAATTTTGTTTATTCCTTACTTTATTATGCAGTGTGTTATTCCATTAATTTTACTAATAATTACTAAAATTAAAAAAGTTGGTGAAACATCATAA
- a CDS encoding membrane dipeptidase translates to MLFQGPIGTYAIPQTLSDELAKIVNAKYPHDEVAQIREAASLIHKWSLNGSMTKLYFDCWYESGITAGNRQLAVDSLESILHSMCNVQVQFDNFDWLIKAKTVNDIIKAKKENKKAGIVTCQSTIGFGKNLNLLDTVYDFGLRVVQLTYNNQNLVGSGCMEPHAGGISVFGQKFIKKLNELGIVVDTGHCNKQTTLDACKYSNAPVIASHTAVEKVYKHNRAKSDDEIKAIADTGGVIGVFAVPWFIAEDPQNTSLNDFINHLEYIINLVGVDHVAIGTDWPMPQTTWMATKFKKHITHTIGFAKGDGPSTEYVKGFKDYRQFKNITRGLVAKGYSDTNIKKILGENWLRVFKEVW, encoded by the coding sequence ATGTTATTTCAAGGACCAATTGGTACTTATGCAATTCCTCAAACGTTAAGCGACGAGTTAGCTAAAATTGTTAATGCAAAATACCCTCATGATGAAGTAGCACAAATACGGGAGGCAGCTAGCTTAATACATAAGTGGTCATTAAATGGTAGTATGACAAAGCTTTATTTTGATTGCTGGTATGAAAGTGGGATTACTGCTGGCAACAGACAACTGGCAGTAGATAGTTTAGAGAGCATTTTACATTCTATGTGTAATGTTCAAGTTCAGTTCGATAATTTTGACTGGTTAATAAAAGCTAAAACTGTTAATGACATCATTAAAGCAAAAAAAGAGAATAAAAAAGCAGGAATTGTTACTTGCCAAAGCACCATTGGCTTTGGTAAAAATCTTAATTTATTAGATACTGTTTATGACTTTGGCTTACGAGTTGTTCAATTAACCTATAATAATCAAAACTTAGTTGGCTCTGGTTGTATGGAGCCACACGCTGGTGGCATTTCAGTTTTTGGTCAAAAATTTATTAAAAAATTAAACGAGTTAGGCATAGTAGTTGACACAGGCCATTGTAATAAACAAACCACTTTAGATGCCTGTAAATACTCGAACGCACCTGTTATAGCTAGCCATACAGCTGTAGAAAAAGTATATAAACATAACAGAGCTAAAAGTGATGATGAAATAAAAGCAATAGCCGATACGGGAGGAGTTATTGGTGTATTTGCTGTTCCGTGGTTTATAGCAGAAGACCCTCAAAATACAAGTCTAAACGATTTTATAAATCACCTCGAATATATTATTAATTTAGTTGGGGTAGACCACGTAGCAATAGGTACAGATTGGCCAATGCCCCAAACTACGTGGATGGCTACAAAGTTTAAAAAACATATTACTCATACCATAGGCTTTGCAAAAGGAGATGGACCATCTACTGAATATGTAAAAGGATTTAAGGATTATAGGCAGTTTAAAAATATAACTAGAGGCTTAGTAGCAAAAGGATATAGTGATACCAATATTAAAAAAATCCTAGGTGAAAACTGGTTAAGAGTATTTAAAGAAGTATGGTAA
- a CDS encoding type II secretion system protein — protein sequence MKKDKGFTLCELIAVLAILTVVVSIVAPKIFKTISNNKRIVCLLNRDQIVKNYRLQKILTPNLSFETYYKNINDYFTKEVSCPHGYDFTFSDNKLICPVHGAVYLSVTNEEYIYYNFFDSSFNQSLIENIIFHELDDWDFTHHNGNVFYTNNSVGQNRFFLENSLESYKITSNVILSGENGYGIFFDSVTDNDAKDDGYIFQFDYGYDNGMFIFRKRTNGHEHAPFIKIDPLDVYESFDENSYWNTEHKVEVEVLKISDTEKRVKVYIDNKEITENKVVVINTLNSNVKYFGFRTWGSSRVYIRDIRIDRLY from the coding sequence ATGAAAAAAGATAAAGGATTTACCTTGTGTGAGTTAATAGCTGTACTTGCTATCTTAACAGTAGTGGTTAGTATAGTAGCACCTAAAATATTTAAGACTATTAGTAACAATAAAAGGATTGTATGTCTATTAAATCGAGATCAAATAGTAAAAAATTATAGATTGCAAAAGATTTTAACACCAAATCTTAGCTTTGAAACCTATTATAAAAATATAAATGACTATTTTACAAAAGAAGTTAGTTGTCCACATGGATATGATTTTACATTTTCAGATAATAAACTTATATGTCCTGTGCATGGTGCTGTTTATTTAAGTGTAACTAACGAAGAATATATTTACTACAATTTTTTTGATAGCAGTTTTAATCAATCACTCATTGAGAATATAATATTTCATGAGTTAGATGACTGGGATTTTACACATCATAATGGAAATGTTTTTTATACTAATAATTCAGTAGGTCAGAATAGATTTTTTTTAGAAAATAGCTTAGAGAGCTATAAAATAACTAGCAATGTTATTTTAAGTGGTGAAAATGGTTATGGAATATTTTTTGATTCGGTAACAGATAATGATGCTAAAGATGACGGCTATATTTTTCAGTTTGACTATGGTTATGATAATGGTATGTTTATTTTTAGAAAAAGAACAAATGGACATGAACACGCTCCCTTTATAAAAATAGATCCCCTTGATGTTTATGAGAGTTTTGATGAAAATAGTTATTGGAACACGGAGCATAAAGTTGAAGTTGAGGTTTTAAAAATTAGCGATACCGAAAAAAGGGTTAAGGTATATATAGATAACAAGGAAATAACCGAAAATAAAGTTGTAGTAATAAATACCCTAAACAGTAATGTAAAATACTTTGGTTTTAGAACATGGGGAAGTAGTAGAGTGTATATAAGGGATATACGTATTGACAGACTATATTAA
- a CDS encoding nitroreductase family protein — protein sequence MYNETNETLNLLYERGSVRAFTDKPVSNEVLKQILLTAKHAASGGNLQPVSIIVITDKAKKEELAKLPYFKFATKVPVLMLFCLDLYRTKRWAELEHMAYTAHKSFRHFWIAFQDVMCHMQSVCTAADSVGLGSCIYGTVLECFYELKELFNLPNQVMPINLVSFGYPKQKPSIKHKLELDMLCHMNEYEYKSDKDFLNKIYQKFDKDLELKQEYLSEIHRVCNNVEGKQFADEAVSYLKQRGSIPQVCRYYGYKKYNADIMANHNLHYTQVLKNFGFDILEKHDFSGKSAPNS from the coding sequence ATGTATAATGAAACTAATGAGACTTTAAATTTACTGTATGAACGTGGCAGTGTGAGAGCATTTACAGACAAGCCAGTAAGTAATGAAGTATTGAAACAAATATTGCTTACTGCTAAACATGCTGCTTCTGGTGGAAATCTCCAACCAGTTAGTATAATTGTTATTACAGATAAAGCAAAAAAAGAAGAGCTAGCTAAACTACCATATTTTAAATTTGCTACTAAAGTTCCTGTACTTATGCTCTTTTGCCTTGATTTATATAGAACTAAACGCTGGGCTGAGTTAGAGCATATGGCTTATACTGCTCATAAAAGCTTTAGACATTTCTGGATAGCTTTTCAAGATGTTATGTGTCACATGCAATCTGTATGTACAGCAGCAGACTCAGTTGGCTTGGGCAGTTGTATTTACGGCACCGTGTTAGAGTGTTTTTATGAGTTAAAAGAATTATTTAATTTACCTAATCAAGTAATGCCAATTAACCTTGTAAGTTTTGGTTATCCTAAACAAAAGCCCAGCATTAAACACAAATTAGAGCTAGATATGTTATGCCATATGAACGAGTATGAATATAAATCAGATAAAGATTTCTTAAATAAGATATATCAAAAGTTTGATAAGGACTTAGAGCTTAAACAGGAGTATTTATCTGAAATACACCGTGTTTGTAATAATGTAGAGGGCAAACAGTTTGCTGATGAAGCTGTTAGTTATTTAAAGCAACGAGGTAGTATTCCTCAAGTATGTAGATATTATGGTTATAAAAAATATAATGCAGATATTATGGCAAATCACAATTTACATTACACTCAAGTATTAAAGAATTTTGGCTTTGATATACTTGAGAAACATGATTTCTCAGGTAAATCAGCACCTAACTCTTAA